A single region of the Rhodococcus sp. W8901 genome encodes:
- a CDS encoding MBL fold metallo-hydrolase: protein MPRPDLQQLTPALHRLRIPTGPAHLLNCYLWLGADGVTLIDTGWPDSADLIADALSVLGRQRTDVTRIVLTHFHEDHTGSAAEIARWADVEVIAGAADAPFVAGAQRGPLPRLTDREKTIHAEFDEPSHGPACRVDREVRDGDVLDFAGGTRVIGVPGHTPGSIALYLPDADAVLTGDAVAEFDGEVILGVFDVDRDAASRSLAQIAATRARIAGFGHGEAVLEEAHARIGTATDPFAPSADAR from the coding sequence ATGCCTCGCCCCGATCTTCAGCAGCTGACGCCTGCGCTGCATCGCCTCCGCATCCCCACCGGCCCAGCGCACCTGTTGAACTGCTACCTCTGGCTCGGCGCCGACGGTGTGACGCTCATCGACACGGGCTGGCCCGACAGCGCCGATCTGATCGCCGACGCGCTGTCGGTGCTCGGCCGGCAGCGCACCGACGTGACGCGGATCGTGCTCACGCATTTCCACGAAGATCACACCGGTTCGGCCGCCGAGATCGCGCGGTGGGCGGACGTCGAGGTCATCGCGGGTGCCGCTGACGCGCCGTTCGTGGCGGGTGCACAGCGCGGTCCTCTTCCCCGTCTGACGGATCGCGAGAAGACCATCCACGCCGAGTTCGACGAGCCGTCCCACGGACCTGCCTGCCGCGTGGACCGTGAGGTCCGCGACGGCGACGTCCTGGACTTCGCGGGCGGGACGCGAGTCATCGGCGTTCCCGGGCACACCCCCGGGAGCATCGCCCTGTACCTGCCCGACGCCGATGCCGTCCTCACGGGGGACGCGGTGGCCGAGTTCGACGGCGAGGTGATCCTCGGCGTCTTCGACGTCGACAGGGATGCTGCGAGCCGTTCTCTCGCGCAGATCGCGGCGACGCGCGCGCGGATCGCGGGATTCGGTCACGGCGAGGCCGTCCTCGAGGAGGCGCATGCGCGAATCGGCACCGCCACAGACCCGTTCGCGCCGTCCGCGGACGCACGCTGA